The following proteins are co-located in the Dehalococcoides mccartyi 195 genome:
- a CDS encoding zinc ribbon domain-containing protein, with amino-acid sequence MNWFKRHLHWSLVLGWVIPIALWYLAIFITSQVASAQQQVLDETVWLDIYYVFVMAYVVWLLVLVGWVLRQKGRSLVWLLLLFVPFGWLAPFMLDNRRNSVLFSTQTAGKNTLSALKKTPEINKKGNQMSFCAKCGNKLGEGDAFCRNCGSSRRNTPLTESPIMESHLAESAPSDVIPLSGE; translated from the coding sequence ATGAACTGGTTTAAAAGACACCTCCACTGGAGTTTGGTGCTGGGTTGGGTGATTCCTATAGCTCTCTGGTATCTGGCTATTTTTATCACCTCTCAGGTCGCTTCGGCTCAGCAACAGGTACTGGACGAAACCGTTTGGCTGGATATCTACTATGTTTTTGTAATGGCATATGTTGTCTGGCTGTTGGTTTTGGTGGGCTGGGTACTCAGGCAGAAAGGGCGGAGCCTGGTCTGGTTATTATTACTATTTGTCCCGTTCGGCTGGCTAGCCCCTTTCATGCTTGATAACCGAAGAAACTCTGTATTGTTTTCCACACAAACTGCGGGTAAAAATACCCTTTCAGCTTTGAAGAAAACGCCAGAAATAAATAAAAAGGGAAATCAGATGTCTTTTTGTGCCAAATGCGGTAACAAACTGGGAGAAGGTGATGCTTTTTGCAGAAATTGCGGCAGCTCGAGGCGGAATACTCCGCTAACCGAAAGCCCTATAATGGAAAGTCACTTGGCCGAATCTGCCCCGTCTGATGTAATTCCATTATCGGGGGAGTAG
- a CDS encoding AAA family ATPase, which translates to MEEILDEEEMLEAALDGDDWQPMSKQLHLKRQKKNQTDIDQFFSEAHRCYATVALENYYGDLLAWTVETYLKRAGWDIYRKLGYREDQPSYANIQISPETTLNLMTNGQILISRNETRLVLTLDGNCRGATLQLEAERGNQALLDDFAVQVEALAKKENFYKGKCISFGGVLRFLKPGSQSWDSIILEESVKDDIYLNSVQFLKQQDRLSRLGISKKRGLLLAGEPGTGKTIVCKALMSGAKDITCITTDCYQLREAWYVDELYEIARELSPSIVFIEDLDLIGKSRDEYGNEAATPLSALLAALDGLETNLGVVTIATTNFLDSLDNALIRRPSRFDRVITLKRPDLSQRQEIINRLCRKIRLSPDARLYLARHSECYTPAQLQEVVFSLAIECQTKSNTQNNLLQIGPADIDKALRHIYGIKNSHLGFIQATRRKENE; encoded by the coding sequence ATGGAAGAAATACTGGATGAGGAGGAAATGCTGGAAGCGGCCTTGGATGGAGATGACTGGCAGCCGATGTCAAAACAACTTCATCTTAAACGCCAGAAGAAAAACCAGACGGATATAGACCAGTTCTTTAGCGAGGCTCATCGTTGTTATGCCACTGTTGCTCTTGAAAACTACTATGGTGATTTGCTGGCTTGGACAGTAGAAACTTATTTAAAGAGAGCCGGCTGGGATATTTACCGCAAACTGGGTTACCGGGAAGACCAGCCCAGCTACGCCAATATTCAGATTTCCCCCGAAACCACTCTGAATCTGATGACAAATGGTCAGATACTTATATCCCGGAATGAAACCCGTCTGGTTTTAACTCTGGATGGCAACTGTCGGGGTGCTACTTTGCAACTGGAGGCGGAACGTGGTAACCAAGCCCTGCTGGATGACTTTGCCGTCCAGGTTGAGGCTTTAGCCAAAAAGGAGAACTTTTACAAAGGGAAGTGTATCAGTTTTGGGGGTGTACTTCGCTTTCTCAAGCCCGGTTCTCAAAGTTGGGACAGTATTATCCTTGAGGAATCTGTAAAGGATGATATTTACCTGAACTCGGTTCAGTTTCTGAAACAACAGGACAGGCTTTCCCGTTTGGGCATATCCAAGAAAAGAGGTTTGCTGCTGGCTGGTGAGCCTGGCACCGGCAAAACAATAGTGTGCAAAGCCCTTATGTCTGGAGCCAAAGATATTACCTGCATAACCACCGACTGCTACCAGTTGCGGGAAGCTTGGTATGTAGATGAATTATACGAAATTGCCCGCGAACTCAGCCCGTCGATTGTGTTTATAGAAGACCTGGATTTAATAGGCAAAAGCAGGGACGAATACGGGAATGAAGCTGCTACACCCTTGAGTGCTTTGCTGGCGGCACTGGACGGGTTGGAAACCAACCTCGGGGTAGTCACCATCGCCACCACCAATTTTCTGGATTCACTGGATAATGCCCTGATAAGGCGCCCTTCCCGTTTTGACCGGGTTATTACCTTGAAGCGGCCTGACCTGTCCCAGCGGCAGGAGATTATAAACCGGCTCTGCCGCAAGATTCGTTTATCACCGGATGCCAGGCTTTATCTGGCTCGCCATAGCGAATGTTATACCCCCGCCCAGTTGCAGGAGGTCGTTTTCAGTCTGGCTATTGAATGCCAAACCAAAAGTAATACACAGAATAACCTCTTGCAGATTGGTCCGGCCGATATTGATAAAGCCCTGCGGCATATCTACGGGATAAAAAACAGCCATTTAGGCTTTATTCAGGCAACTAGAAGAAAGGAAAACGAATGA
- a CDS encoding helix-turn-helix transcriptional regulator: MSLVNEDGKQNCSARLLKVEHLLYQNPNGIQVKDIARLCQVSKRTSYRDLNELETTLKIPLITDKNGYHIADNYFLPPIHFTLTEGLSVFLATRLLFGYSCTYNPDIESTFTKLNSVMPAPFQHQISQTLDKMHDKAADKENIQTMALLCRAWAEQRKVQISYWTLGKKDCSTREVSPYFIEPAAAGHSAYLIGHCGKSNEMRTFKLEHIQSIKILDDKYAIPRDFDIDKYHSPYWGILVDGEVKDIKLSFTPEVGRIMTETIFHPTQVNETLPDQSVLVSFRLADTPDFVSWVLSWGERVKVLEPRELRVKVIETARGMLERYAVQEKK, translated from the coding sequence ATGAGTCTGGTCAATGAAGACGGAAAACAGAATTGTTCAGCTAGGCTTTTAAAGGTTGAACACCTGCTTTACCAGAACCCTAACGGCATTCAGGTCAAAGATATCGCCCGCTTATGCCAAGTTTCCAAGAGAACTTCCTACCGTGACTTGAACGAACTTGAAACCACTCTCAAAATACCCCTTATCACCGACAAAAACGGCTACCATATAGCCGATAACTATTTCCTGCCCCCGATTCATTTTACCCTGACCGAAGGGCTATCTGTCTTTCTGGCTACCCGCCTGCTTTTCGGTTACAGTTGCACCTATAACCCGGATATTGAGTCCACCTTTACCAAGCTCAACTCCGTAATGCCTGCTCCCTTTCAGCATCAGATAAGCCAAACACTGGATAAAATGCACGACAAAGCAGCTGATAAAGAGAATATACAAACTATGGCTCTACTTTGCCGGGCCTGGGCGGAACAACGAAAAGTACAGATTTCTTATTGGACGCTGGGTAAGAAAGACTGCTCCACCCGGGAAGTCTCTCCCTATTTTATAGAACCGGCAGCCGCCGGACATTCTGCTTACCTGATCGGCCACTGCGGTAAAAGCAACGAAATGCGCACCTTTAAACTAGAGCATATTCAGTCCATAAAGATACTGGATGATAAGTATGCAATACCCCGGGATTTTGACATTGATAAATACCACTCTCCCTATTGGGGAATACTAGTAGACGGCGAAGTGAAAGATATAAAGCTCAGCTTTACCCCGGAAGTGGGCCGGATAATGACAGAGACCATTTTCCATCCCACTCAGGTAAACGAAACCCTGCCGGACCAGTCTGTACTGGTCAGCTTTCGGCTAGCCGATACGCCTGATTTTGTGTCCTGGGTGCTAAGCTGGGGGGAACGGGTGAAGGTTTTGGAACCGAGAGAACTAAGGGTAAAAGTGATAGAAACTGCCAGGGGGATGCTGGAAAGGTACGCAGTACAGGAAAAGAAGTAA
- a CDS encoding nucleotidyltransferase domain-containing protein: MSTLRNKDIIGTTLFGKARRGILSLLYGHADEEYYLRQISRTTGIGVGPVQRELKQLTDSGIIRRRVHNQQVYYQANPMNPVFKELKSLITKTFGITDIFHSALLPSASLIKVAFIFGSIASGNEDKTSDIDIMVIGDISFEDTVALLSDAEKQLNREINSVVYQTSEFRQKIGKDNYFINNVLEGEKIFIIGDVHGLEELTK; the protein is encoded by the coding sequence ATGAGTACATTAAGAAATAAAGATATCATAGGAACTACCCTTTTCGGCAAAGCAAGGCGAGGCATTTTATCACTGCTCTACGGACATGCAGATGAAGAGTATTATCTGCGGCAGATTTCCCGCACTACAGGTATTGGGGTCGGACCGGTTCAGAGGGAACTGAAACAACTTACTGATTCTGGCATTATTCGGCGCAGAGTACATAATCAACAGGTATACTATCAGGCTAATCCGATGAACCCGGTATTTAAAGAGTTGAAAAGTCTTATAACCAAGACTTTTGGTATAACAGATATCTTTCACAGTGCGTTATTGCCATCTGCTAGCCTAATTAAGGTTGCGTTTATATTTGGCTCTATTGCCAGTGGCAATGAGGATAAAACCAGTGATATAGACATTATGGTAATTGGTGATATATCATTCGAAGATACGGTTGCCTTACTTTCAGATGCAGAAAAACAGCTCAACCGGGAAATCAACTCAGTAGTATATCAAACCTCTGAATTTCGGCAAAAAATCGGAAAGGATAATTATTTCATCAATAATGTATTAGAGGGTGAAAAAATTTTTATTATAGGCGACGTACATGGACTTGAAGAACTTACTAAATGA
- a CDS encoding reductive dehalogenase, which yields MNQFHSTVSRRDFMKGLGLAGVTLGSAGAVVPQFHDLDELASSAKVTNKRGWWVKERDYGNPTIEIDWNLMKRRDLRGFSNWDYPSLMMAFPGGPQAFHQNSAKQEAAVTSKAEEIWPDYAGPTIKDKALASSFWASAYGHSGYCHALNQHCMPTVIPAPRPSEINVPAWQGTPEENAAMLRAVFSLVGLGPVIGTTMLDEKSQNFIWEYSGVGWTGAESGGGNKHIVLDSGITESYLDDTSFHIPTSQKYVIATHNISCDGFLRRSLAGSGFASTEEMSYVRVAFAKSIIEQFIRGLGYNVTYGHDLQSAVAWDMWSGVGEHCRMGQIIGSPEYGGLLRTHAVFYTDLPLPVTNPIDAGFVKFCETCGICAETCPVGAIQERGIDRSWDNNCGQSWADDKQAGGSKVMYNIPGYKGWRCNLFSCAFTPCASACKSNCPFNAIGDGSFVHSIVKSTVATSPIFNSFFTSMEGVLHYGKQDKDPASWWNSPDEWFIYGTHPNLLRQ from the coding sequence ATGAACCAATTTCACAGCACTGTAAGCAGACGGGACTTTATGAAAGGCCTTGGTCTTGCCGGAGTAACCCTGGGTTCTGCCGGGGCGGTAGTCCCTCAATTTCATGACTTGGATGAACTTGCCAGCTCAGCTAAGGTAACTAATAAACGCGGTTGGTGGGTCAAGGAAAGAGACTACGGTAATCCCACTATAGAAATAGACTGGAACCTGATGAAACGCCGTGATTTGCGCGGTTTTTCAAACTGGGATTATCCAAGTTTGATGATGGCCTTTCCGGGTGGCCCGCAGGCCTTCCATCAGAACTCTGCAAAACAGGAAGCGGCGGTGACCTCAAAAGCCGAGGAGATATGGCCTGACTATGCCGGACCGACTATAAAGGATAAGGCTTTAGCAAGCTCCTTTTGGGCCTCTGCCTATGGTCATTCCGGGTATTGTCACGCCCTCAATCAGCACTGTATGCCAACCGTAATCCCAGCTCCCCGCCCCAGTGAAATAAACGTACCCGCCTGGCAGGGAACACCCGAAGAAAATGCAGCCATGCTAAGGGCCGTTTTCAGTCTGGTCGGCTTGGGGCCGGTGATTGGCACCACTATGCTGGATGAAAAATCCCAGAACTTTATCTGGGAATATTCCGGTGTAGGCTGGACGGGTGCAGAGTCCGGTGGAGGCAACAAACACATTGTGTTAGATTCGGGCATAACCGAATCCTATTTAGATGATACCAGTTTCCACATCCCCACTTCGCAAAAGTATGTCATTGCCACCCATAATATCTCGTGTGACGGGTTTCTGCGCCGCTCTCTGGCGGGTTCGGGTTTTGCCAGCACCGAAGAAATGTCTTATGTCCGGGTTGCCTTTGCCAAGAGCATTATTGAACAGTTTATCCGTGGCTTGGGTTATAACGTAACCTACGGCCATGATTTACAGTCTGCTGTGGCTTGGGATATGTGGAGCGGTGTCGGTGAACATTGCCGTATGGGGCAGATTATCGGTTCTCCTGAGTATGGCGGTTTGCTGCGCACCCACGCTGTTTTTTATACTGATTTGCCGTTGCCGGTAACCAATCCGATAGATGCCGGGTTCGTCAAATTCTGCGAAACCTGCGGTATCTGTGCTGAAACCTGCCCTGTAGGTGCAATACAGGAACGCGGTATTGATCGTAGCTGGGATAATAATTGCGGCCAGAGCTGGGCTGATGACAAACAGGCCGGCGGCAGCAAGGTAATGTATAACATTCCCGGTTATAAAGGCTGGCGTTGCAACCTGTTCAGCTGTGCATTTACGCCTTGTGCCAGCGCCTGTAAGAGTAACTGCCCGTTCAACGCCATTGGCGACGGAAGCTTTGTACACAGCATAGTAAAATCAACTGTTGCCACCAGCCCGATATTTAATAGCTTCTTTACCAGCATGGAGGGTGTTCTGCACTATGGCAAGCAGGATAAAGATCCCGCATCATGGTGGAATAGCCCTGATGAATGGTTTATCTATGGCACTCATCCCAATCTGTTGAGACAGTAA
- a CDS encoding MarR family winged helix-turn-helix transcriptional regulator, which translates to MSDFFLFNFENKNIELFGIIMRTRNILYKLSKRNLHRLDISPEQSTILMVVKNSPTAPTPIQISRQLLREPHTIAINLKRMQSKELITLEQDSEWKNRIRVKLTEKGRQLCDESYAPEFFQEVFEDLNENETNQLKSILEKLLAANIKRLKTKDREDI; encoded by the coding sequence ATGTCTGATTTTTTCCTTTTTAATTTCGAGAATAAAAACATTGAGTTGTTCGGCATAATCATGCGGACCAGGAATATTCTCTATAAACTTTCCAAACGGAACCTGCATAGATTGGATATCAGCCCGGAACAGTCAACTATTCTTATGGTGGTAAAAAATAGTCCCACCGCCCCAACTCCCATCCAGATATCCCGCCAGCTTCTTAGAGAACCGCATACTATTGCTATTAATTTGAAACGAATGCAAAGCAAGGAACTGATTACTCTGGAGCAGGATTCGGAATGGAAAAACAGGATAAGGGTAAAACTGACTGAAAAAGGCCGCCAGCTTTGTGACGAATCTTATGCCCCCGAATTTTTTCAGGAAGTTTTTGAAGACCTGAACGAAAATGAAACTAACCAATTGAAGAGCATTTTGGAGAAACTTTTAGCAGCTAATATAAAGAGACTGAAAACTAAAGACCGGGAAGATATATAG